The following proteins are co-located in the Sphingomonas panacis genome:
- a CDS encoding multidrug efflux RND transporter permease subunit, with protein sequence MSHFFIDRPIFAWVIAIAIVLMGVIAIPQMPVARFPSVAPPSVSIYASYPGATPQTLNEGVVGLIERELSSVKNLLYFESSTDTSGAATITATFRPGTNPELAQVDVQNRLKAVEPRLPQVVRQTGVTVESASSGFLMIVSLLSDDGRTNEVALADYLTRNLVNELKRVPGVGRVQNFSTERAMRVWIDPMKLAGYGLTTSDVTAAITEQNIQIAPGALGAEPTTEGQRVLVPLTADGQLKTPEDFAKVILKANADGSSVTLDKVARIELGRQNFGNATREHGKIAASAAIQLSPGANAVATSRAVRARMTELARALPAGVSWTAPFDTAPFVRVSIEKVLHALIEAMILVFLVMYLFLQKIRYTVIPAIVAPIALLGTIAVMLAAGFSINALTMFGMVLAIGIIVDDAIVVVENVERLMHEDGRSPRDATRQAMKEITPAIIGITLVLSAVFIPMALAPGSVGTIYRQFTISMAVSILISAFLALSLTPALCVTLLKPVSVERRKNRFFALFDRQFERMAGGYQRCVRALLKRVGRVMLAFVLLVGLLGLAFVNLPSSFMPDEDQGFFMTSFQLPADATSARTLEAVKAFERHAATRPGIETTESILGFGFSGSGPNTAMIYTILKDWGARGGTDVRREIAAAGAAITKSVHEGTIMNVMPPAIDELGTSSGFALRLEDRAGKGRPALFAARDRLITLAQSSKALTGVYPDGLPAGVNVRLDIDRAKARALGVSFAALGEMIGTALGSSYVNDFANNGRLQQVIVQADAAFRMNLDDLLALRVRNAAGGSVPLTELVTPVWNRAPQQLSNYNGYPAISITGSAAPGTSSGMAMQEMERLAAQLPPGFAIEWTGQSLQEREAGVQAPMLFALSMLVVFLVLAALYESWSIPVAVMLVVPLGLIGAVAAVTLRGLPNDVFFKVGLITIIGLSAKNAILIVEFAKQYREAGMGLAEAALRAAGVRLRPIVMTSLAFTLGVTPLMLAGGASAETQHAIGTGVFGGMVTGTVLALVFVPVFFVAVVGLAERLRLRGARRGA encoded by the coding sequence ATGTCACATTTTTTCATCGATCGTCCGATCTTCGCCTGGGTGATTGCGATCGCCATCGTGCTGATGGGCGTCATCGCCATCCCGCAGATGCCGGTCGCACGTTTCCCCAGCGTCGCGCCCCCGAGCGTCAGTATCTATGCCAGTTACCCCGGCGCGACGCCGCAGACACTGAACGAAGGCGTCGTCGGCTTGATCGAGCGCGAACTTTCAAGCGTGAAGAACCTGCTCTATTTCGAGAGTTCCACCGACACATCCGGTGCGGCGACGATCACCGCCACCTTCCGGCCAGGCACCAACCCGGAGTTGGCGCAGGTCGATGTGCAAAACCGATTGAAGGCCGTCGAGCCGCGGCTCCCGCAGGTGGTTCGTCAGACCGGCGTCACGGTGGAATCGGCTTCGTCGGGTTTTCTGATGATCGTCAGCCTGTTGTCCGACGACGGGCGCACCAACGAAGTCGCGCTGGCCGATTACCTGACGCGGAACCTCGTCAATGAGCTGAAGCGCGTGCCCGGTGTCGGGCGAGTGCAGAATTTTTCGACCGAGCGCGCGATGCGCGTCTGGATCGATCCCATGAAGCTGGCGGGCTATGGCTTGACCACCAGCGACGTCACCGCCGCCATCACCGAGCAAAATATCCAGATCGCGCCGGGTGCTTTGGGTGCGGAGCCGACGACGGAGGGGCAGCGCGTCCTCGTGCCGCTGACGGCGGACGGCCAACTCAAGACCCCGGAAGATTTTGCGAAGGTGATCCTGAAGGCGAACGCCGATGGTTCGAGCGTCACGCTCGACAAGGTCGCGCGTATCGAACTCGGTCGTCAGAATTTCGGCAATGCCACGCGCGAACACGGCAAGATCGCCGCCTCCGCCGCGATCCAACTGTCTCCCGGCGCGAACGCGGTCGCCACGTCGCGCGCGGTGCGCGCGCGGATGACGGAGCTGGCACGCGCGCTGCCCGCCGGGGTCAGTTGGACAGCACCGTTCGATACCGCCCCGTTTGTCCGCGTTTCGATTGAAAAGGTGCTGCACGCGCTGATCGAGGCGATGATCCTGGTCTTCCTGGTGATGTACCTGTTCCTCCAGAAGATCCGGTATACGGTGATCCCCGCCATCGTCGCGCCGATCGCGCTGCTCGGCACAATCGCGGTGATGCTGGCGGCGGGATTTTCGATCAACGCGCTGACCATGTTCGGAATGGTGCTGGCGATCGGCATCATCGTCGATGATGCGATCGTCGTCGTCGAGAATGTCGAACGGCTGATGCACGAGGACGGCCGGAGTCCTCGCGACGCGACGCGACAGGCGATGAAGGAGATCACGCCCGCGATCATCGGTATCACGCTCGTGCTATCCGCCGTCTTCATCCCGATGGCGCTGGCGCCCGGGTCGGTCGGCACGATCTATCGCCAGTTCACGATATCGATGGCGGTGTCGATCCTGATCTCCGCCTTCCTGGCGCTTTCGCTGACGCCGGCGCTGTGCGTGACGCTTCTGAAGCCCGTGTCGGTGGAGCGGCGCAAAAATCGCTTCTTTGCCCTGTTCGACCGGCAGTTCGAGCGGATGGCGGGCGGCTACCAGAGATGCGTGCGCGCGCTGTTGAAACGCGTCGGCCGGGTGATGCTGGCCTTCGTCCTGCTCGTCGGGCTGCTCGGCCTGGCGTTCGTCAACTTGCCGTCTTCCTTCATGCCCGACGAGGATCAGGGCTTCTTCATGACGAGTTTCCAGTTGCCCGCCGATGCGACTAGCGCTCGCACGCTGGAGGCGGTCAAGGCGTTCGAGCGTCACGCCGCCACCCGCCCGGGTATCGAGACGACCGAATCGATCCTCGGCTTCGGCTTTTCAGGATCGGGGCCCAATACGGCGATGATCTACACGATCCTCAAGGATTGGGGTGCGCGCGGCGGCACCGATGTACGGCGCGAGATCGCTGCGGCCGGCGCGGCAATCACGAAGTCCGTTCATGAAGGCACGATCATGAACGTGATGCCGCCCGCGATCGATGAACTCGGCACCTCGTCCGGCTTCGCACTGCGGCTGGAAGATCGCGCCGGCAAGGGCCGCCCGGCGCTGTTCGCCGCGCGCGACCGGCTGATTACGCTCGCCCAGAGCAGCAAGGCGTTGACCGGCGTCTACCCGGACGGCTTGCCGGCTGGCGTCAATGTCCGGCTCGACATCGACCGGGCGAAGGCGCGCGCGCTCGGCGTCTCCTTCGCGGCACTCGGTGAGATGATCGGCACGGCATTGGGGTCCAGCTATGTCAACGATTTTGCAAACAACGGCCGGCTACAACAGGTGATCGTGCAGGCCGATGCCGCGTTCCGCATGAACCTGGACGATCTGCTCGCGCTGCGTGTCCGCAATGCGGCGGGGGGCAGCGTGCCGCTGACGGAATTGGTGACGCCAGTGTGGAACCGGGCGCCGCAGCAACTTTCCAACTACAACGGCTATCCCGCGATCAGCATCACCGGCTCCGCCGCACCCGGCACGTCGAGCGGCATGGCAATGCAGGAGATGGAGCGGTTGGCTGCACAATTGCCGCCCGGCTTCGCGATCGAGTGGACCGGACAGTCCCTGCAGGAGCGTGAGGCAGGTGTGCAGGCGCCGATGCTGTTCGCCTTGTCCATGCTCGTCGTGTTCCTGGTGCTGGCGGCGCTGTATGAGAGCTGGTCGATCCCGGTGGCAGTGATGCTGGTCGTGCCGCTCGGGCTGATCGGGGCGGTGGCGGCGGTGACACTGCGCGGGTTGCCGAACGACGTGTTCTTCAAGGTCGGCCTCATCACCATCATCGGCCTGAGTGCGAAGAACGCGATCCTGATCGTGGAGTTTGCCAAGCAATATCGCGAAGCGGGAATGGGGCTGGCCGAAGCCGCGCTCCGCGCCGCGGGCGTCCGGCTGCGTCCGATCGTGATGACCAGCCTTGCCTTCACGCTTGGCGTAACGCCGCTGATGTTGGCGGGCGGCGCGAGCGCGGAGACGCAGCACGCGATCGGCACCGGTGTGTTCGGTGGCATGGTGACGGGCACGGTGCTGGCGCTGGTGTTCGTGCCGGTGTTCTTCGTGGCCGTCGTCGGGTTGGCCGAACGCTTGCGGTTACGCGGGGCGAGGCGCGGGGCATGA
- a CDS encoding efflux transporter outer membrane subunit has translation MRFRSLFPALTLAGTACSMTPALTLPPPPVAAVYPAAAAGTVFAVPDWRAMFGDPRLQRLITLALAENRDLRIAARNAEAARAQIRVQRAQSLPSVGGESGYTRQRQPSNVAGAGVGLTPITGGARGIEFGQFTVQAALTAFEIDLFGRLRAMNEAALQRWLGSEEGRLAVRLTVIGVVADTYFAERLAEGQLRLTTATLENWRAALDIARRLKAAGQASGVDLAQAEGQVRQVQADLAQRQRELALATNALTLAVGAAFPADLPSPIGLMDQPIPTALAAGTPSDLLTRRPDILQAEHELRAANADIGAARAAFFPRLSLTAAFGVASAGLSGLFNGANQTWSFSPSLSAPIFRGGELRGNLDLARLRTSVAVATYEKTIQTAFREVLDGLAARATYATQSAEQREVARHAERREALALLAYRAGMTGRLELLDAQRSGYGARQAALAVRREELASATALYRALGGGVSRLAPSP, from the coding sequence ATGAGGTTCCGCTCCCTGTTCCCCGCCCTGACGCTCGCGGGCACGGCGTGTTCGATGACGCCGGCCCTGACTCTGCCGCCGCCGCCAGTGGCTGCCGTTTACCCGGCCGCCGCCGCGGGCACGGTGTTCGCCGTACCCGACTGGCGCGCGATGTTCGGCGATCCGCGCCTGCAACGTCTGATAACGCTCGCACTCGCCGAAAACCGCGACCTGCGGATCGCCGCACGCAACGCCGAGGCCGCCCGCGCACAGATCCGCGTGCAGCGCGCTCAGTCTCTGCCAAGCGTGGGGGGCGAGAGCGGCTATACCCGCCAGCGCCAGCCGTCGAATGTCGCGGGCGCAGGCGTTGGTTTGACGCCGATAACCGGCGGAGCACGCGGAATCGAATTCGGCCAGTTCACCGTGCAGGCGGCGCTCACCGCGTTCGAGATCGACCTGTTCGGTCGGTTGCGTGCGATGAACGAGGCTGCGCTCCAGCGTTGGCTCGGCTCCGAGGAGGGGCGTCTCGCGGTCAGGCTGACCGTGATCGGGGTGGTCGCGGACACCTATTTTGCCGAGCGGCTGGCGGAGGGGCAGTTGCGGCTGACCACGGCCACGCTGGAAAACTGGCGGGCCGCGCTCGATATCGCGCGCCGGCTGAAGGCGGCGGGTCAGGCGAGCGGCGTAGATCTGGCTCAGGCCGAAGGGCAGGTGCGGCAGGTGCAGGCAGACCTCGCCCAGCGCCAGCGTGAGTTGGCGCTGGCAACCAATGCGCTGACGCTCGCCGTCGGCGCGGCGTTCCCTGCGGACCTGCCGTCGCCGATCGGGCTGATGGATCAACCGATCCCGACCGCGCTCGCGGCCGGCACGCCGTCGGACCTGCTGACGCGACGGCCCGACATTCTTCAGGCCGAACACGAACTGCGTGCCGCCAACGCCGATATCGGTGCGGCGCGCGCGGCGTTCTTCCCGCGACTCTCGCTTACGGCGGCATTCGGCGTCGCCAGCGCCGGCCTGAGCGGATTGTTCAATGGTGCCAACCAGACATGGTCCTTCTCGCCATCGCTGTCCGCACCGATCTTTCGTGGCGGGGAGTTGCGCGGCAATCTCGACCTCGCTCGCCTGCGGACCTCGGTCGCCGTCGCCACCTATGAAAAGACGATCCAGACCGCCTTTCGCGAAGTCCTCGATGGCCTTGCCGCACGCGCCACCTACGCGACGCAGTCGGCCGAGCAGCGCGAAGTCGCGCGACACGCCGAGCGGCGCGAAGCGCTGGCCTTGCTGGCCTACCGCGCCGGAATGACCGGCCGGCTCGAACTGCTCGATGCGCAGCGTAGCGGCTATGGCGCCCGGCAAGCCGCGCTGGCCGTCCGCCGGGAGGAACTGGCCAGCGCCACCGCATTGTACCGTGCGCTCGGCGGCGGGGTCTCCCGCTTGGCGCCATCTCCGTGA
- a CDS encoding GNAT family N-acetyltransferase, translating to MMSQANVTLEVARPADLPAFKQALQEAFSAPVIEQFGGLADGAIPSDADLDRSIGAPGAVVLHIASDGRNVGGAVVTIDGHRHHNSLDLLFIVPGVHGRGLGFKAWSAIELRFPDTVCWQTHTPYFDRRNIHFYVNKCGFRIVEFFNRHHPEPAKPGLADLLGGMFRFEKYR from the coding sequence ATGATGTCGCAAGCCAACGTCACGCTTGAAGTCGCTCGCCCCGCTGATCTGCCTGCCTTCAAACAGGCATTGCAGGAGGCGTTTAGCGCGCCCGTGATCGAGCAATTCGGTGGCCTCGCCGACGGCGCCATTCCTTCGGACGCCGATCTCGACCGCTCGATCGGGGCACCGGGAGCGGTCGTCCTGCACATCGCGAGTGATGGCCGAAACGTTGGCGGTGCCGTCGTGACAATCGATGGCCACCGGCATCACAATTCTCTTGATCTCCTCTTTATCGTGCCCGGCGTACATGGTCGTGGGTTAGGGTTTAAGGCCTGGTCGGCGATTGAGCTGCGCTTCCCGGATACCGTGTGCTGGCAAACCCACACACCGTATTTCGACAGGCGGAACATCCATTTCTACGTCAACAAGTGCGGCTTCAGGATCGTCGAGTTCTTCAACCGCCACCATCCGGAACCAGCCAAACCCGGTCTCGCCGACCTGCTTGGAGGAATGTTTCGATTCGAGAAATATAGGTAG
- a CDS encoding SDR family NAD(P)-dependent oxidoreductase: MNRLAGKTAIITGGGTGIGLASARRFIEEGAFVYIFGRRQEKLDAAVATLGANARAVVGSVTDAGDLDRLFDTVKQERGTLDILFANAGTGALAPLTEITSEHYDETFDINVKGTIFTVQKGLKLMGEGGSVILTGSTTGVMGTPAFSIYSASKAAVRNLARSWAQDLRGTGIRVNVLSPGPTLTELAAEVVGRDAMIEMGSTTPIGHVGDPSEVAAAAAFLASPDSSFMTGSELFTDGGLAQI; encoded by the coding sequence ATGAACCGACTGGCAGGCAAGACTGCGATCATCACCGGCGGCGGCACGGGCATTGGCCTGGCTTCGGCGAGACGCTTCATCGAGGAAGGGGCGTTCGTCTACATCTTCGGCCGAAGGCAGGAGAAGCTGGACGCAGCCGTGGCCACGCTCGGGGCGAATGCGCGTGCGGTGGTGGGATCGGTCACCGATGCCGGCGATCTCGACCGGCTGTTCGATACGGTGAAGCAGGAACGCGGTACGCTCGATATCCTGTTCGCCAATGCCGGTACGGGCGCGCTGGCGCCGCTTACCGAAATCACGTCCGAACATTATGACGAGACTTTCGACATCAATGTGAAGGGCACGATCTTCACGGTGCAGAAAGGCCTGAAGCTGATGGGCGAGGGTGGTTCGGTCATCCTTACCGGCTCGACCACCGGCGTGATGGGAACGCCGGCGTTCAGCATCTACAGCGCTTCGAAGGCTGCTGTTCGCAACCTCGCGCGCAGTTGGGCGCAGGATCTGCGCGGTACGGGCATTCGCGTCAACGTCCTGTCGCCTGGACCAACGCTTACCGAACTGGCGGCTGAGGTCGTCGGTCGCGACGCGATGATCGAGATGGGGTCTACCACGCCGATCGGGCATGTCGGCGACCCGTCGGAAGTTGCCGCGGCCGCTGCGTTCCTCGCATCGCCGGATAGCAGCTTCATGACAGGCAGCGAGCTGTTCACCGACGGGGGCCTGGCCCAAATCTGA
- a CDS encoding winged helix-turn-helix transcriptional regulator, protein MSDEVRPAMADPLPVAPAFTCGLDATLKVISGKWKPLILYFLLRGPTRYGELKRAVRDVSDKMLTQHLKELEADGVLRRNDYKEVPPRVDYTLTPLGESLAQALEPLCIWGTENMTEMQKIFAERDSWIRQKQA, encoded by the coding sequence ATGTCCGACGAGGTCCGACCCGCTATGGCAGATCCCCTTCCGGTTGCGCCCGCCTTCACCTGCGGCCTCGACGCGACCCTCAAGGTCATTTCCGGTAAATGGAAACCGCTCATCCTGTATTTCCTGCTGCGCGGACCGACGCGCTACGGTGAACTCAAGCGCGCCGTGCGCGACGTCAGCGACAAGATGCTAACCCAGCATTTGAAGGAGCTGGAGGCGGACGGCGTATTGCGCAGGAACGATTATAAGGAGGTGCCGCCACGCGTCGATTACACGCTGACGCCGCTTGGCGAGAGCCTGGCCCAGGCACTTGAGCCATTATGCATCTGGGGGACCGAAAACATGACGGAAATGCAGAAAATTTTCGCCGAGCGCGATAGCTGGATTCGCCAGAAGCAGGCATAA
- a CDS encoding LysR family transcriptional regulator, with protein sequence MDRAHLPLNALRAFEAAARHLNFTRAAIELRVSQGAISHQVAALEQRLGTPLFRRLPRGLALTDEGHALVPVVASAFDAIGATLDRYAGGRLSEVLSVGVVGTFAGGWLLPRLAEFGRVHPHIDLRLMTNNNRVDLAGEGLDLAIRFGDGAWHGTHAEPILNAPLSPLCAPAVADRLTMPEALARETLFRSYRPDEWPSWFAAAGVAPPPIRGLVFDTSLLMVAAAKAGLGVAMAPPAMFADELTAGRLVQPFAIEITTGRYWLTRLMSRQDTPAMRAFREWLMGAAG encoded by the coding sequence ATGGACCGCGCCCATCTCCCGCTCAATGCACTGCGCGCCTTCGAGGCGGCGGCGCGGCATCTCAACTTCACGCGCGCTGCGATCGAACTGCGGGTCTCTCAAGGTGCGATCAGCCATCAGGTCGCTGCACTCGAACAGCGGCTCGGCACGCCGCTGTTCCGCCGTCTGCCGCGCGGTCTGGCGCTGACCGACGAGGGCCACGCGCTCGTGCCGGTCGTCGCGAGCGCCTTCGACGCGATCGGCGCAACGCTCGACCGCTATGCGGGCGGGCGCCTGAGCGAGGTACTGAGTGTCGGGGTCGTAGGCACCTTCGCGGGCGGTTGGCTGCTGCCGAGACTGGCGGAATTTGGCCGCGTCCATCCGCATATCGACCTGCGGTTGATGACCAACAACAATCGCGTCGATCTCGCAGGCGAGGGGCTGGATCTGGCGATCCGCTTCGGCGATGGCGCGTGGCACGGCACGCATGCCGAACCGATCCTCAACGCACCGCTGTCGCCCTTGTGCGCGCCTGCCGTGGCGGATCGCCTGACGATGCCCGAGGCGCTGGCTCGCGAGACGTTGTTCCGCTCCTACCGCCCCGACGAATGGCCGTCCTGGTTCGCAGCGGCCGGCGTGGCACCGCCGCCAATCCGCGGGCTGGTGTTCGACACATCGCTGCTGATGGTTGCGGCCGCGAAGGCGGGGCTCGGCGTCGCCATGGCGCCGCCCGCGATGTTCGCGGACGAGTTGACGGCTGGGCGCCTTGTCCAGCCCTTCGCGATCGAAATCACGACCGGGCGCTATTGGCTGACTCGATTGATGTCGCGGCAAGACACGCCGGCGATGCGGGCATTTCGGGAGTGGCTGATGGGGGCGGCGGGTTGA
- the bla gene encoding subclass B3 metallo-beta-lactamase: MKSVLAAILGLAGMVGVPGNAHADDPLLRPILPADSAKWITPQAPLHIYGNTYLVGFGGLNVVLIRTSAGLILIDGAVPQGVRAIEANIRRLGFRIADVKLILNTEPHFDHASGIAALARDSGATVIASAAAAGVLRSGQPAADDPQIAWGVAYPATARVRAVTDGTPIRLGDTIVTARMTAGHTPGSMSWTWRSCEGRRCLSTVFAASLNPIAGPGYRYTAHPEEADAFRRSFATVRALPCDILITPHPGQSDGDVKARKLAASRKPNPFIDSSACRAYADTYAALFERRLADEKAGRAK; this comes from the coding sequence ATGAAGAGCGTTTTGGCGGCGATACTCGGTCTGGCGGGGATGGTGGGAGTGCCGGGAAATGCTCATGCCGACGATCCGCTGCTGCGCCCGATCCTGCCCGCGGATTCGGCGAAGTGGATCACGCCGCAGGCGCCTTTGCACATTTACGGCAACACCTATCTCGTCGGCTTCGGCGGGCTCAACGTCGTCCTGATCCGCACGTCTGCGGGCCTGATCCTGATCGACGGCGCGGTGCCGCAAGGAGTTCGGGCGATCGAGGCGAACATCCGCCGGCTCGGCTTTCGTATCGCCGACGTAAAGCTGATCCTCAACACCGAGCCGCATTTCGATCATGCCAGTGGCATCGCCGCGCTCGCCCGCGACAGTGGCGCGACCGTGATTGCCAGCGCCGCTGCCGCCGGCGTGCTGCGCTCAGGCCAGCCAGCCGCCGACGATCCGCAGATCGCCTGGGGCGTCGCCTATCCCGCCACCGCCCGCGTGCGCGCTGTCACCGATGGCACGCCGATCCGCCTCGGCGACACCATCGTCACCGCCCGCATGACCGCCGGGCACACCCCCGGCAGCATGAGTTGGACCTGGCGATCCTGCGAGGGCCGTCGGTGTCTGAGCACGGTTTTCGCCGCCAGCCTCAACCCGATCGCAGGGCCGGGCTATCGCTACACAGCGCACCCCGAAGAAGCCGACGCTTTCCGCCGCAGCTTCGCCACCGTCCGCGCGCTGCCGTGCGACATCCTCATCACGCCGCACCCCGGCCAGTCCGATGGCGACGTGAAGGCACGCAAGCTCGCGGCGTCGCGAAAGCCCAATCCGTTCATCGACAGCAGCGCCTGCCGCGCTTATGCCGACACTTACGCGGCGCTGTTCGAGAGACGCCTAGCGGACGAGAAGGCCGGCCGCGCGAAATAG
- a CDS encoding RNA polymerase sigma factor, with protein MAHLRLGEGGMKLASGQLVGWVGRYILPHEARLRNWLRSAFPAIDVDDVVQEAYCRIATLERVSHINDPRQYFFKTARNIVLEQLRRDRIVSIEAATGLAELEQAAEVECGNPERLTSDRRMLARVEQLIATLPERGRQIFRMRKIDGLSQRDISTRLGVSESVVENEVSRSLDKIVRALTQEELAELPLAGAGKRYGKARHRVQD; from the coding sequence TTGGCGCATCTACGCCTTGGTGAGGGTGGAATGAAGCTGGCGTCAGGGCAACTGGTCGGATGGGTAGGGCGCTATATTCTGCCGCACGAGGCGCGGTTGCGAAATTGGCTGCGATCTGCGTTTCCCGCGATCGATGTGGATGACGTCGTGCAGGAGGCGTATTGCCGTATCGCCACGCTTGAGCGCGTGAGCCATATCAATGACCCGCGCCAGTATTTTTTCAAAACGGCACGCAACATCGTGCTCGAGCAGCTTCGTCGCGATAGGATCGTCAGCATCGAGGCAGCGACCGGCCTGGCAGAGTTGGAGCAAGCGGCTGAGGTCGAATGTGGAAATCCTGAACGCCTGACCTCGGATCGGCGGATGCTGGCACGCGTCGAACAACTGATCGCGACGCTTCCGGAGCGTGGGAGGCAGATCTTTCGCATGCGCAAGATCGACGGCCTATCGCAGCGTGATATTTCCACCCGGCTCGGCGTTAGCGAATCGGTCGTCGAAAATGAGGTATCGCGCAGCCTGGACAAGATCGTGCGAGCTTTGACGCAGGAGGAACTGGCCGAGCTTCCTCTCGCAGGTGCGGGCAAGCGATACGGAAAGGCTCGGCATCGTGTCCAAGATTGA
- a CDS encoding FecR family protein — protein MSKIDTEASEWAARLDRGLTADEEITLNQWLSADRRHQGAFLRQRAALSLLDRARALRGKPIEPVVGNENEEIDDAPSRRRLLKFGTGLAAMLAGGVAWQIWPRARRITTEVGEIRHVPLEDGSVAMVNSRSALRISFTEQRRDVTLASGEAWFQVAKNRERPFTVSAGPAVAQAVGTAFDVRRHADSTEIIVTEGIVRVWPLAATHAAVLVEAGHRAIVDQYGNLQRDLIDGPASDQRLAWREGRIVLDRMTLGAAVEEFNRYHVERLEVDPSLSDREVVGWFSTDDLDGFAATAASLVGGYVERDGATLRIKKSPTA, from the coding sequence GTGTCCAAGATTGATACCGAAGCCAGTGAATGGGCCGCACGTCTCGATCGTGGTTTGACCGCTGATGAGGAGATTACCCTCAATCAGTGGCTCAGCGCCGACCGTCGGCATCAGGGTGCGTTTCTGCGTCAGCGCGCGGCGCTGAGCTTGCTCGATCGCGCGCGTGCGCTGCGCGGCAAGCCGATCGAGCCGGTCGTCGGCAATGAAAACGAAGAAATCGACGACGCGCCATCTCGGAGACGGCTTCTCAAGTTCGGCACCGGGTTGGCGGCGATGCTGGCGGGCGGAGTAGCATGGCAGATTTGGCCGAGGGCACGGCGCATCACAACCGAAGTTGGGGAAATTCGCCATGTTCCGCTCGAGGACGGCTCCGTGGCGATGGTCAACAGTCGGTCAGCGCTTCGGATTTCCTTCACGGAGCAGCGGCGCGATGTCACCTTGGCGAGTGGCGAGGCCTGGTTCCAAGTCGCTAAAAACCGGGAAAGGCCGTTTACGGTCTCCGCCGGTCCTGCGGTCGCGCAGGCGGTCGGCACGGCATTCGATGTCCGGCGCCATGCGGATTCGACCGAAATCATCGTCACCGAAGGCATTGTGCGGGTTTGGCCGCTTGCCGCCACGCATGCGGCGGTTCTTGTCGAAGCCGGGCACCGCGCGATCGTCGATCAATATGGCAATCTTCAGCGTGACCTGATCGATGGTCCGGCTTCGGATCAGCGCCTTGCCTGGCGCGAGGGACGGATCGTTCTGGACAGAATGACGCTCGGTGCCGCAGTCGAAGAGTTCAACCGATATCATGTCGAGCGCCTTGAGGTCGATCCCAGCCTGTCCGATCGCGAGGTTGTCGGGTGGTTCAGCACGGACGATCTGGACGGCTTCGCCGCGACCGCGGCAAGCCTGGTCGGTGGTTATGTGGAACGAGATGGGGCAACGCTTCGAATAAAAAAATCACCCACCGCCTGA